Genomic window (Ureibacillus composti):
TTGCTAGAATAATACCTAAAGTTCCCATATCATGTGTCCTCCTGTTTTTCTACTACAAAATGTGAATATTTTTCGAATACCATCGCATGTAGAATTATGTCATGTTTATGTCGAATTTTATAATACTTCTTTTATTATCTTCGCTATAACTATTAAGTTATCTCCTCGTTTTTACATAAAATTTGTCCTTCATACAACGTTATCGTTCGTGAAATGATATAGTATTGTGTATTATTAAACATAGTTACTTATTAAAATTGGAGAATTAGTTGAAATGAAAGAAGATTTAACAATAGAATATCTACAAGCAATCGAGGAATATGGGAATATTTCACATGCAGCAAATGCGCTTTTTGTATCTCAACCCTATTTAAGTAAATACTTAAAGAACTTAGAAACAAAACTCGGCGTAGAACTCATTAATCGGCAGGTAACACCACTGACTCTGACTTATGCGGGTGAGCTTTATATCTCGTATATGAAAGACATTCAGAAAACCTATGAGAAAATGCAACATGAACTAGAATCGATTTCACATTTAAAAAAAGGCAGATTAACGATTGGCATTAATCCTATTTTAGCTTCGCATACACTGTATAAATTTCTCCCTGATTTTATGAGCAAGTACCCTGGAATACAAATTGAATTAGAGGAAGTAACTGCTAGCGAAATGGAGTCATTAGTACTGCAAAATAAAATTGAAATTTGTATCAATATGCTACCGATTACCAATAAAGATCTTGTTTATGAAACCCTATATGAAGAAGATTTCTATTTAGTCATTCCACCAAATCATGAATTATTCGATCAAAACAATACAAAACCGATTCATGTTCCCTTTAACCCATCCCGTTTAAACAATGAGAAATTTATTTTATTAAAACCAGGTCTCGGATTACGACGATTTACAGATCATATTTTTGAAAAGTATAATATTAAACCCCAAATCATACTCGAAACAAACAACATTGAAAATGCATTTAGATTAGCAAAAAACGGTGCCGGCTTAACGATTATTCCTGAAGGTGTTGTCACACGAGATCAAATTAAAGTTAACTCGAATCTTTATACATTAGGAAA
Coding sequences:
- a CDS encoding LysR family transcriptional regulator encodes the protein MKEDLTIEYLQAIEEYGNISHAANALFVSQPYLSKYLKNLETKLGVELINRQVTPLTLTYAGELYISYMKDIQKTYEKMQHELESISHLKKGRLTIGINPILASHTLYKFLPDFMSKYPGIQIELEEVTASEMESLVLQNKIEICINMLPITNKDLVYETLYEEDFYLVIPPNHELFDQNNTKPIHVPFNPSRLNNEKFILLKPGLGLRRFTDHIFEKYNIKPQIILETNNIENAFRLAKNGAGLTIIPEGVVTRDQIKVNSNLYTLGNPTYKNKIVISYKIDNVLSPAAKAFLDFTKEKFMQF